CGCCCGCAGTCGCGAGCAGGAGAACGCGCACACCGCGCCGCTCAAGAAACGCATTGAGTCCTTGCGTCGTACCGTGCACGAGGAACTCAATGTCATCGAGCTGCGGCACAAGCGCCTCGAGACCTTTCAAGACACCGACGCTCAGCTCACCCGGTGTCGTCGACGCCTTGGTCGCCTGTATCTCGCCGGTCGCGGTGTTGTACGCCACCACGTCAGTAAATGTTCCGCCGATGTCCATCGACACTCGATGTGTGTTCATGTGCGCTCCTTTGCGTGTGGGGGAAAAGGTAACTTCGGGGCCAACACGCGAAATGTGTGTGCTGCACATATGGTTGTACGAAAATCGTGCAGGGTGTCGAGGCGGCACTCCTGTGCCTCGTCAGGCTCGACGACAGCTGAGTGCGTGGCCTTCACACGGCTACGCGCACTCACGACGTGACTCTGTCGGGAAGGGCGCTGAGCCAGGAGCTCGTGGATCGACTCCGCGCCTCGTCGCACTCTGCCCCGGCAAGATCAGCGCCGACCGCACGCCCACCCGCGCCGCTACCTTGGCCGGTAGGCTCTCGACGTGACGAGCGACAACGCCACGACGCCCGCAGCCGGTGCGACACTCAGCGCGCCAGCCGACGCCCCGACAGGCGAGCGCGGCCTCACTGAGGCTGAAGCGCGCGACCGGTTCGCGCGCGGGCTCGGCAACGCCATGCCGTCGAGCACCGGGCGGTCTTTCTGGCGCATCATGCAAGCGAACCTCTTCACCCTGTTCAACGGGGTGGTCGGGGGCTGCTTCATCCTGCTGCTCGTGCTCGGCTACTGGCAGGATGCGCTGTTCGGCGTCTTCGTGATCGCCAACGTCTTGATCGGCGTCGGGCAGGAGTTTCGCGCGAAGCTCACGCTGAGCCGGCTCGCGGTGCTGAACGCGCCGAACGCGACGGTGCTGCGCGATGGGGTGCCCACGAGCATCCCGCTTGCCCGCATCGTCATGGATGACGTACTCGTGCTCGGCGCCGGCGACCAGGTCGCCGCCGACGCCGTCGTGATCGAGGCGCAGGGGCTTGAGGTCGACGAGTCGCTGCTCACCGGCGAGGCAGACGCGATCAACGCCCCCATCGACCGCGAGCTGCTCAGCGGCTCGACCATCGTCGGCGGCCGCGGGCTCGCCCGCGTCGTGCGCGTCGGGGCCGAGTCGTACGCCGCGAAAATCACGGCCGAGGCGAAGCAGTTCAGCCTCGTGAACTCTGAGCTGCGGCAGGCGCTCGCCCGCGTCATCACGTGGATCAGCTGGCTGCTCATTCCCGTCGGCCTGATCGCCATCAACGGGCAGATGCAAGCGCTCGGCGGGTGGGAGACCGCGATCGCGAACGGCACGTGGCGCGAGGCCAGCGTCGGCGCGATCGCCGGGCTCATCGCCATGATTCCGCAGGGCCTCGTGTTCATGACGAGCGTCTCGCTCGCCGTCGGTGCGGTGAAACTGTCGCAGAAGCAGGTGCTCGTCCAAGAGCTCGCCGCGGTCGAGGGGCTCGCCCGCGTCGACATCCTCTGCCTCGACAAGACCGGTACCCTCACCGAGGGCCAGCTCGTGCTCGACGCGGTCGAACCGGTGGGCCGCGCGCTCGCCGCCGACGACCCGGCACTCGCGAGCTCGGGTCACGACTGGCGGGCCGTGCTCGCCGCCGTCGGCGCCGACCCGCAGGCCAACGCCACGGCAGCCGCCCTGCGCGAGCCGTACCCGGCCGCCGACGCCCCCGCGCCGGTCGCGACGATCGACTTCTCCTCCCACCGCAAGTGGAGCGCCCTGCAGCTCGACGACCCGCGCGCCGCCGGCACCTGGGTGGTCGGAGCCCCCGACATCGTGCTCGCCGACTCGGTGCGCGAGCCGCTCAGCGCCGAGACCCTCGGGCGCACGACGGCGCTCGCCGAAGCGGGGCGGCGGGTGCTCGTTCTGGCGCGCACCGAGCATCCCCTCGCCCCCGTCGTCGACGGCGAGCAGCCGCCCCTGCCCGCGGGGCTCGCACCGGTCGCGATCGTGTCGTTCCGCGAGAAGGTGCGCGACGACGCCCCCGAGACCCTGCGCTTCTTCGCCGAGCAGGGCGTCGAGCTGTGCGTCATCTCGGGCGACGACCCGCGCACCGTCGCCGCCGTCGCGCGCGAGGCGGGCGTCGCCTTCGACGGCGAAGCAATGGATGCGCGCAAACTCCCCAGCGACCCCGCCGCCCTCGACGCCATCATGGCCGACACTCGCGTGTTCGGCCGCGTGGTTCCCGAGCAGAAGAAGCAGATGGTGCTGTCGTTGCAGCGTCTCGGCCGCACCGTCGCCATGACGGGGGACGGCGTCAACGACGCCCTCGCGCTCAAGTACGCCGACATGGGCATCGCGATGGGGTCGGGGGCCGCGGCGACCCGCGCCGTCGCCCGCCTCGTGCTGCTCGACGGGCAGTTCTCGCGCCTGCCGCGCATTCTCGCCGAGGGCCGCCAGGTGATCGCGAACGTCGAGCGGCTGGCGAAGCTGTTCCTGTCGAAGACGACGTACGCGGTCATGTTCGCGGTCGTGTTCGGCGTGCTGCTGTGGGAGTTCCCGCTCTTGCCCCGCCAGTTCTCGATCACCGACGGGCTGACGATCGGCCTGCCCGCGATCGTGTTCGCCTTGCTGACCAACACCCGCGTGTACCGGCCGGGATTCCTCACCAGGGCGGCGAGGTTTTGCGTGCCGAAGGGCCTCACCGTCGGCGTCGTGCTGATCTCGGTCGTCGCCTGGGCGCGGTTCGCGGGCGACTACTCGCTGGCGCAGATTCAGACGGCGGCGACCATCACGCTCACGCTCACCGCGCTGTGGGTGCTCGTGACGCTCGCCCGCCCCTTCACGTGGCTCACGTCGCTCATCATCGCGGGCTCGTACGCCGGCCTCGCCGTCGTTCTCTTCGTGCCCTGGTTCGTCGAATTCCTGCAGTTCGAGATGCCGGATGCGCGCCTCGCCGCCGTCTCGATCGGTGCGTCGCTGGTCGGCAACCTCGTGATCGAGATCTTCCACCGCCGCGTGCCGTCGTAGGGCGCGCGGCCGTGGGCGTACCCGCGTGCCGCGCCGCGCATCCCTGCCAGCGCACCCCGGGCATCCCGGCCGCCATCGCATGCGCTCGTTACGTTTTGCAGGAGTAGGGGCTGAGCCCGCGCGTCTGTGGCGCTGAAATCCGGGCACCGGCCGTCTGAACTCCTGCAATACGTACGGTGTGCCGACATAGAGCGCGGGCCGCAGCCGGTGGCCAGGCGCAGTGCGGGCCGCACACAGGAAACGGGCCCCGCGACCACCGCGCGGGGCCCGAACCGTTTTCCGGGGAGGGCAGGCCCAGGCATGCCCGCCCACCCCGGAAGCTTTGCCGGCAGAGGCGCCTAGTGCGCCGTCGCCTTCTCGGCGCCCACGCCGGTCAGCGAGCGCACCTCCATTTCGGTCTGCTTGTCGGCGCTCTCGACCCGACGCTCCAGGATGCTCGCGAGCCAGCCGAGCAGGAACGCCAGCGGAATCGAGACCACACCCGGGTTCGACAGCGGGAAGATCGCGAAGTCGGCGCCGGGGATCATCGACGTCTCGCTGCCGGACACGACGGGCGAGAACACGATGAGTACGAGCGCGCTGGTGAGGCCGCCGTACATGCTCCACAGGGCGCCGCGGGTGGTGAAGCCCTTCCAGAACAGCGAGTAGACGATCGTCGGCAGGTTGGCAGAGGCGGCCACCGCGAAGGCGAGTGCGACGAGGAACGCCACGTTCTGCCCGTTGGCTCCGATGCCGCCGATGATGGCGACGAGGCCGATGACGACGACGGTGATGCGGGCCACCTTCACCTCCTGGCGCGGCGACGCCTTCCCCTTCTTAATGACGGAGGCGTACACGTCGTGCGAGAACGACGCGGCGGCGGTGATCGTGAGACCGGCGACGACGGCGAGGATCGTGGCGAACGCGACCGCCGCGATCACGCCGAGCAGGATCGGCCCGCCGAGCTCGAACGCCAAGAGCGGTGCGGCCGAGTTGACGCCACCGGGTGCGGCGAGGATCCGCTCGGGCCCGATGAGGGCGGCGGCTCCGTAGCCGAGCACCAGCGTGAAGACGTAGAAGATGCCGATCAGCCAGATCGCCCACACGACGCTCTTGCGCGCTTCTTTCGCAGTCGGCACCGTGTAGAAGCGCATGAGCACGTGCGGCAGCGCGGCGGTTCCGAGCACGAGAGCCAGCCCGAGCGACAGGAAGTCGAGGCGGGTGACGTCGTTGAGCCCGTACTTCAGCCCCGGCTCGAGGATCGCCGGGTTGTTGGTGGCCGCGACGGCCGCGTCGAGCAGCCCGGTAAAGCTGAAGCCGTGGAGCGCGAGCACCCACACGGTCATCAGGCCTGCACCGGCGATCAGCATGACGGCCTTGATGATCTGCACCCAGGTGGTGCCCTTCATGCCGCCGACGAGCACGTAGAGGATCATGAGCGCGCCGACGACGGCGATGACGACCGACTGCCCGACCCGCTCTTCGATGCCGAGCAGCAGCGAGACGAGCCCGCCGGCCCCGGCCATCTGGGCCAGCAGGTAGAAGAAGCTGACGACGAGGGTCGAGATGGCGGCGGCGATGCGCACGGGGCGCTGCCGCAGGCGGAAGGCGAGCACGTCGCCCATCGTGAACTTGCCGGTGTTGCGCAGCAGCTCGGCGACGACGAGCAGGGCGACGACCCACGCCACGAGGAACCCGATCGAGTAGAGGAACCCGTCGTAGCCGGTGATCGCGATCGCGCCGACGATGCCGAGGAAGGATGCGGCCGACAGGTAGTCGCCGGCGATCGCCGAGCCGTTCTGCCCACCCGTGAAGGAGCGGCCGGCGGCGTAGTAGTCGCTGGCGGTGGCGTTGTTCTTGCTCGCCCGGAAGACGATCACCATCGTGACGGCGACGAATGCGCCGAAGATGGCGATGTTCAGCAGCGGGTCTCCGGGCGAGACGGATGCGGCGCTCGCCTTAACGAGGATCGCGGCGCTCATCGGGCCACCTCCGCGGCGCCGCCCGCGGCCAGCGCCGGTTCAAGCTCGGCGCGGATCTCGGCAGCGGCGGGGTCGAGGTGCTTGTTCGCGTACCAGACGTAGAGCATGGTGACGGCGAAGGTGGTGGCGACCTGAGCGAGGCCCCAGACCATGCCGAGGTTCAGCGAACCGCTGACGGCAATGGCGAACACCTCGGGCGCGTAGCCCGCGGTGAGCACGTAGGCGAGGTACCACGCGAGGCACAGGCCCGTGGCGGGCAGCACGAACAGCCGGTGGCGGCGCTTCAGCGCGCGAAAGCGAGGCGAGCGCTGTACGGCGCGCAGGGCCTCCATGTCGGGTTCGACGTCGGCGTGGCCGACATCGTGGGCGGTCTCATCGACCGGGGCCTGGATGGACACTCGTGGCTCCCTACTGCTGCGACGGCAACCTCGTTGTCACCGTCTGGTAGTCGGACACTCTGCGGGGCGGATGCGGCGCCGGTGAAGAGGGCGCGCATCCCGAATCGACGAGCGGTAGAAACGGTGCGACGAGCGGCGCCCATGACCGCTCGTCGTCGCCTATCGTCATGTTGCATGAGCCCGTCAGTGCTGATCGCCTTCGTCGGCGGCGTGCTGCTCGGGGCGCTCGGGATCGTGCTGCTCGCGGTCGGCTGGCGGGCGGTGCGCGGGGGGCGGGCGCTCGCGACGCCGGCCGAGCGGGCCACCTACGAGACGCTGAACCTGGCGTCGCGCGCGGCCGGGCATCTGCGCTCGGGGCTGGCCGGCGCCGATGCGGCGCGGGCGGCGAAGGCGCTGCGGCAGCTGCTCGACGCCGACGCGCTCGCGCTGGCCGATCCGCACGGCGTGGTCGCGCTCGACGGGCCGGCCGCGCTGACCGCGACGGCCGAACGGCTGGCCCGCGCCGCCGCCGAGGCGGGCGATACCCAGGTGCTGTCGGCCGCGGCGCTCTCCGAGGGGCGGGATGCCGTGGCCGCCCCCATCCGCCTGCCCGGTCGCGAGGCGGCCGGCCCGGTCGCCGGGTCGCTCGTGGCGTTCGCCGCCCCGCCGGTGCGTCCGACGCTCGTGCGGGCGGCCGAGGAGGCCGCCGGCTGGGTGGCCGCACAGCTCGAGCTCGCCGAGTTGGACGCCAGCCGCGCCGCCCTCGCCGAGGCTGAGGTGAAGGCGTTGCGCGCGCAGATCAGCCCGCACTTCATCTACAACGCGCTGACGGCGATCGCGTCGACGATCTCGACCGACCCGGCGCGTGCCCGCGAGCTGGTGCTCGAGTTCGCCGACTTCACCCGGTACTCGTTCCGCCGCGCCGGCGACTTCACGACGCTCGCCGACGAGC
The sequence above is a segment of the Microcella alkaliphila genome. Coding sequences within it:
- a CDS encoding sensor histidine kinase, producing MSPSVLIAFVGGVLLGALGIVLLAVGWRAVRGGRALATPAERATYETLNLASRAAGHLRSGLAGADAARAAKALRQLLDADALALADPHGVVALDGPAALTATAERLARAAAEAGDTQVLSAAALSEGRDAVAAPIRLPGREAAGPVAGSLVAFAAPPVRPTLVRAAEEAAGWVAAQLELAELDASRAALAEAEVKALRAQISPHFIYNALTAIASTISTDPARARELVLEFADFTRYSFRRAGDFTTLADELRSIDSYLQLERARFGERLAVTLRIAPEVLPTVIPFLSLQPLVENAVRHGLEPLERGGTITITADAAGAFTEIRIDDDGAGTDPEALRAALAGRPTVDHVGLRNVDARLRQVYGDDCGLVVETQVGAGTEVLMRVPRSQPENDPQAVRR
- a CDS encoding HAD-IC family P-type ATPase → MTSDNATTPAAGATLSAPADAPTGERGLTEAEARDRFARGLGNAMPSSTGRSFWRIMQANLFTLFNGVVGGCFILLLVLGYWQDALFGVFVIANVLIGVGQEFRAKLTLSRLAVLNAPNATVLRDGVPTSIPLARIVMDDVLVLGAGDQVAADAVVIEAQGLEVDESLLTGEADAINAPIDRELLSGSTIVGGRGLARVVRVGAESYAAKITAEAKQFSLVNSELRQALARVITWISWLLIPVGLIAINGQMQALGGWETAIANGTWREASVGAIAGLIAMIPQGLVFMTSVSLAVGAVKLSQKQVLVQELAAVEGLARVDILCLDKTGTLTEGQLVLDAVEPVGRALAADDPALASSGHDWRAVLAAVGADPQANATAAALREPYPAADAPAPVATIDFSSHRKWSALQLDDPRAAGTWVVGAPDIVLADSVREPLSAETLGRTTALAEAGRRVLVLARTEHPLAPVVDGEQPPLPAGLAPVAIVSFREKVRDDAPETLRFFAEQGVELCVISGDDPRTVAAVAREAGVAFDGEAMDARKLPSDPAALDAIMADTRVFGRVVPEQKKQMVLSLQRLGRTVAMTGDGVNDALALKYADMGIAMGSGAAATRAVARLVLLDGQFSRLPRILAEGRQVIANVERLAKLFLSKTTYAVMFAVVFGVLLWEFPLLPRQFSITDGLTIGLPAIVFALLTNTRVYRPGFLTRAARFCVPKGLTVGVVLISVVAWARFAGDYSLAQIQTAATITLTLTALWVLVTLARPFTWLTSLIIAGSYAGLAVVLFVPWFVEFLQFEMPDARLAAVSIGASLVGNLVIEIFHRRVPS
- a CDS encoding cation acetate symporter — translated: MSAAILVKASAASVSPGDPLLNIAIFGAFVAVTMVIVFRASKNNATASDYYAAGRSFTGGQNGSAIAGDYLSAASFLGIVGAIAITGYDGFLYSIGFLVAWVVALLVVAELLRNTGKFTMGDVLAFRLRQRPVRIAAAISTLVVSFFYLLAQMAGAGGLVSLLLGIEERVGQSVVIAVVGALMILYVLVGGMKGTTWVQIIKAVMLIAGAGLMTVWVLALHGFSFTGLLDAAVAATNNPAILEPGLKYGLNDVTRLDFLSLGLALVLGTAALPHVLMRFYTVPTAKEARKSVVWAIWLIGIFYVFTLVLGYGAAALIGPERILAAPGGVNSAAPLLAFELGGPILLGVIAAVAFATILAVVAGLTITAAASFSHDVYASVIKKGKASPRQEVKVARITVVVIGLVAIIGGIGANGQNVAFLVALAFAVAASANLPTIVYSLFWKGFTTRGALWSMYGGLTSALVLIVFSPVVSGSETSMIPGADFAIFPLSNPGVVSIPLAFLLGWLASILERRVESADKQTEMEVRSLTGVGAEKATAH
- a CDS encoding DUF485 domain-containing protein — translated: MSIQAPVDETAHDVGHADVEPDMEALRAVQRSPRFRALKRRHRLFVLPATGLCLAWYLAYVLTAGYAPEVFAIAVSGSLNLGMVWGLAQVATTFAVTMLYVWYANKHLDPAAAEIRAELEPALAAGGAAEVAR